From the Nodularia sphaerocarpa UHCC 0038 genome, the window AGTGGACAATCGTTGGCGGTTCCAGCAGTTGTCAGGGAAAAAGTGCAGTTACGTCAGGGTCAAAGTTTTGATTTGGGGATTCGTCCTGAACATATCACAATTAACATTGACTCTGCCCTCAACAATCATCAATCAGAACCGTTATTTGTGGAAGTCAAGGTAGTAGAACCTTTGGGACGGGAAACTTTGATTCGTGCGAGTTTACCGGGTTCTCTGGCGGTGTTAAATATTCAGACGACTGCTGATGTGCGTCCGCGTCCAGGCGATCGCTTGTCTTTGCAACTTGATTTAAATCAGTTGTTTGTCTTTGACACCGCCACTGGTGACAGAATCTGCCCAGAATGAACGCCTGGCGGTAAAATCTAGCTAGAAGGCACAAGTTTAAATCCTGTAGCATTCAGAATTTCCTTGTCGCCTTGCTTGACTATGAGGGTGGGAGAAGCATTTCCATCTTCTGTAATCGGTTGAGACAAAATGTATCGATAATCTCCATTCACCCAACCGGTCACACATCTACCATCGCGACAGCTAACTTTACCACCTGTTAAGTTGATACAGTTGCCTTGAGCATCACATCCTTTATAAGTCAGATTTCCCGTATTGTTCACCCCAGACCAAGAATTTCTATTTCCAACAGTAATTGTCCAATTACCATTAGTGATAGTTGATGAGTTACTTGATTGGGGAGGAGTTGATGATTGTTCCCCCAAAATTTCCATCTGAGAAATTATCGATTCTTGACGACTTTTACCGCAGGGTTCAATACTTTCGCAATCATTTAATGATGCGATTTTATAAGAGGCGCGGACTTTCTTATTCAAATATTTTTCAGATTCTGCACAAATTTCAAAAGACGCACTATCACGAAATTCTTTTCCCTGTTCATCTACTAGGGTAGCGTAACAGATAATATCCCCTGTAACTAATTCTTTAACTGTACCAATTTTGGGTTGCTTATTGACAACTTGTTGAGTTTTACTATTATTAGCTTGATTATTACTTCCAGTTTTATTTACTACTTCCGTTGTCTTTGGTGTACTTTTAGTATCTACCTGAGCAGTTTTAGTTCCATTAGTTGTTGTTGTTGAACTCTTTGGTGTAGATGATGTAGTTTCATTAGAACTTACCGTTGAATCCTCTGGTTTAGATTCTGTTTGAGTTGTTTCCACAGTATTATTTGGAATTTCCTCTACAGTATCAGTTGGGGAATTACCACAACCTGTAATCAAAATTGAAGAAAGAATTAACGCAATTGTCGGGATTAACTTGTTCATATATTTGTAAGACTCTCAATTTACCGAAAAATTGGGTTTAAGGTTTCCCGTCGTTCTACGACGGCTTTTAATTGATTAATGTACCAGTATGCTGCTATAGTAATTGTAGTGGAAAGGTAATCAACCACTTAAAAAACCTAGCCGTCGAAAGACAAAGCACTGAACCTTGATAATTTAATCTATGCGGTTCTACTGCATTATTCTAGTTTCCTCCTAGCAGTAGGTAAAAGATTGATAGGGGCTAGACGAATCAGCATTTTGAAACAAATTGTTTCAAACCAAACAGGACTTGCACTCATGCAAATAGGGTAGGGCATACCCGAATTAACGCTTGGGGAGAATCCCACCTCTGGTTTAGACGACGCAAGGACTCTAGGTTAAGTGGTTTCGTTGAACCAAGAATCCCCGTCGATTTATCGCGGGGAGTGTCAATCGTTTGACTTCCGATATAGATGAATACAGTCTTCCCAAACAGAATTTCGGACTGAATGGGTAAAAAATAAATATAAAGTTTTATCCAAAAATTGTAGGGTGGGTTAGCGACAGCGTAACCCACCATTATCCCGAAATTTATGCTTGTCTCAGGCTAAAAATTGGGAATTTTTTAATTTGCAAGTTCCTTAAACCTGATTTCTATATGACAGACTGAGGCTGATATTTTGCTAAATCACCTGGAACTAATGCCCCATTTTCGGTAATTATGGCTGTAATTAACTCAGCCGGGGTAACATCAAAGGCAGGATTGTAGAAATCAACACCCGACGGTGTGAGGATAGTATCGCCTACTTGGTAGATTTCCTCTGGGTTACGTTCCTCAATGGGAATCTGACTACCATCAGCCAAGGCAAAATCGACGGTAGAAAAAGGAGCTGCAACGAAGAAAGGGATATTATGGGCTTTAGCTGCGATCGCCACACTATAAGTCCCAATTTTATTCGCAGTATCACCATTAGCAGCAATGCGATCAGCACCCACAACCACAGCATGAATTAAACCTTGCTGCATACAATGGGCAGCCATGCCATCAGTAATTACCGTAACGGGGATACCTTCTTGAACACATTCCCAAGCCGTGAGTTTTGCCCCCTGTAACCGAGGACGAGTTTCATCAGCAAATACACGTTCTAAACGCCCTTCCCGCCAAGCAGAACGCACAACACCCAAAGCCGTACCATAACCAGCCGTAGCCAACGCCCCAGCATTGCAGTGAGTGAGAATTGTTAGCTTTTCCGGAGTGCTAGGTAATGCAGCCAAACCATGATCACCAATAGCCTGACAGGTTTGCAAATCCTCAGCATTAATGGCTTGGGCTGTTTGCAAAAGATTCTCTTTAATTTCTGCCACAGTTCCCAAACTTTCGTAAGCAGTCTTCATCATCCGGCTAATCGCCCAAAACAAATTAACTGCTGTGGGACGAGTAGAACGCAACAACTGAGCGACTTGTTCCAAAGCTTCTAAAAACTCATGGTGATTTTCCGCCGCAATTTCCCGCGCACCCAGATACATACCATAAGCAGCAGCCACCCCAATAGCTGGCGCACCTCGGACAATCATAGTTTTAATCGCCCGTGCCATATCTTCACTGCGGTGAATTTGAACCACAGTATACTCATTAGGTAAGCGAGTTTGGTCAATCAGAGAAACAGAATCATTCTGCCAAATAACAGGGTAAAGCATTAGAAAAAATGGGGTAAATAAAAACTCAACTCTTCTCTTCCTCTCTGCGCCTCTGCGCCTCTGCGTGCAATAAAACCTACTTTTTCAGTACGGAAAATACGCAATAATCATAGCAACTTGGGGATGATTACGAGCGATCGCCTCTGGAGCATGACCCAGCAGAGAGAAAAGCTGATTTTTATGCTCAACAGTACCATTTAACAGCAGCAAGTCATTATTTTTGAGTAATCGAGAAACTTGGCGGACAAAATTGCCTCTTACCTTGAGAATTGGTGTATCAGGCGGTAGTTCAATATCAGTAAGTTCAACAGATGCTCCTCGTACTGCTACCACGTGTAAAAGTTGTAGGGAAGCTTTCAGTTCTGTCGCCAGACTTTTGGCTAATTGGATATTTTGCTTAAAAGAACTAGCGTAAGTTTGTTGAGTGGTAAAAGCGAGAAACACCCGCCCTGTATGCTCAATTGGTAATGGAAATCGAGTCACTAAAACTGGTACAAAACTGCGATTCACAATTTTGTCGATCACACCGCCAAATAAGTTTTCCTGATAAGTAGAGTAACCCTTCCAACCGCAGACAATCACACTAGCTTGTGTTTCTTCAGCCACACGAGCAATACCTTTATCAATTGATTCATCAATGCGACCAATGGGCGTAACATTGGTAACAGAAGCATGGGCAATCATTTCCGCAGTCGATAATAATTGGTTTTGTCGAGTTTTATCCTCTGGGGAAATAGCGGAATTTTGCTCTAATAAAATGTGAAGAGGTAAAAGAGTGCCTTGAGCCGATTTTGCCAGGAGAATTGCTAATTTTAGGAGATTATCTTCGGTACTGGGGTTAGCAACTGGGACTAAAACGCGATCGCCTATATTTCCTAACTTTGGGTTTTGAGTCGTAACTTCTCCCGGCTTAATTTTTTGTCCCCATTGCGCTGTCACCCAAGGAGAAGCAACACAGGTAACTAAAATCATCGCAATAGTGCCATTGACAGTCAATTGATCAACCAACTCAATCTTATAAGCAACAGTAATCGCCGCTAGAGTAGAAGCAGCTTGAGCTACCGATAGCCCAAACATCACCATAATATTGTCAAAATTCAATCCAAATAACTTACCAGCACCCCAAGCCGGAATAAACTTGGCAATAATAGCAACAAACACCATCACACCTGAGACTACCAGCGCTCGTGGTTCTTGAAACAAAATCCGGGGATTTACCAACATTCCCACAGAAATCAGGAAAAATGGGACAAACAGCGTATTACCGATAAATTGAATTCGATTCATCAAGGGGCTAAGTTGCGGTATCAGTTGGGTAATAGCAACTCCCGCTAAAAAAGCCCCAATAATTGGCTCAATTTGGACTAATTGTGCGCCGTAGGAAACGACAAACAAACTCGCCAAAACAAAGGTAAACTCTGCCCCTTCATCGTGTCCAAAGCGCTGAAAAAACCAGCGTCCCAGGCGAGGTAGTCCCCACAGCGTCAGGAACGTATAGATAATCAGTGAGGGAATTAGGAATAACCAAAACTGTAAAGTTAAATTACCTTCATGCGCTCTCACTACCACTGCTAACACTAAAAGTGCCAAAATATTGGTGATTAATGTCCCTCCCAGAGTGGTAGTCATCACCTGCGATCGCATAATACCCAGTTTGCTGGCTACAGGCAATGCTAGCAAGGTATGAGAGGCGAAACAGGATGCGACCAGAATAGCAGGTAATAAATCGTAGCCGATCACCATCATGGCTCCAGTACCCAATACCATAGGTACGAGAAAAGTAGCCAAGCCAAAAATCACCGCCTTATCAGCGTTATATTTCATGTCATCCAGGCTGGTTTCTAGTCCTGCCATGAACATGAGAAATAATAAACCGACCGTACCCAGTAGTATAATTGTGTTATCTCGCGCTAACAATCCCAGGCCATTTGGACCGACTACGACTCCAGCCAAAATTAATCCCACAATCCCAGGTAGGCGAATTTTCTCAAATAACAGGGGAGCGATGAGCATAATCCCCAAAATCATCAAAAATACTGGTACTGGGTCTTTAATGGGTGTTGATATGAGGGTAGTCATTAATAAATTAGTCATATCCAGCCCTAAAATTGCGATATCTACGATAAGCTACGCTAACGCCTTTAATTTCATAGCTATTATTCAGGCGCTATACTTATTTGCACTGACTCAAATATTAGTACCTTCTCAAAACTTCAAGACTATTGACAGTGCTTTAAATATGTATTTTTTTACCTGAGTATGGGGACAGGTTACTCCCTAGTGGTGCATTAAAGTTAATAGTAATATGAATTTTACCAAGATTAAATGTAAAGTTTTTATAAAATTATTAATATAATTTTTTCAGTAAATGTACCCTGACATTGGCAATATCAAAATTAATAGAATAAATACACTAACTAAAGCCATATTTCTCGATGAAATTTTACTCTCAGTCCTTGGCATTTTTAACTTATTCTTGGGGATTATTAACAATTAGTGTTGCTGTTTCTTTGCCAGCCCAAGCATCAATTGTTTGTGAACCAGGAACAATTATTAATCATACCAACAACTCATTAGCCGCTTGTGTCCTTGGTCAAGAGATGACCGTGCAGGTGTCGAGTGCTAATGCAGGGACATCTAACTTTGATTGTCGAGCCAAAAGTTATATATCTTTTGATGATAAAGGACAGTTTCAAAGTTGCCAACTTGCACAAGAAATTGAAATTAAACAAGGTAATTCTTTGACAAAATGCCCAGAAGATTATAGGGTATCTGTTTCAGCATTAACTAATGGTAATTTATCAATTAATTGTAGTCCTGAGTAATTTGGTAAACTAAACATCAATTGAAGTACATCATAGCCCCCTCCTCGCACCCCCCTCAATCCCCCCGCAACGGGGGGAAGAAAAGGATAAACCTTTGATATGGGAGGGGGTTGGGGGTGGGGTTCTTGTATCTCACTTAACTGATAACCGCTATATATGTCTTCAAGAATCCTTGCAGAGACGTTGGATACAACGTCTCTACATTCTTTGTCACCAGATGTCAAATATTAACTAGACAACAGGAGAAGCTTGCTTTTGAAAGAAAGCAGCCATAACTCTCTCGGCGATTTGACGACTAGTTAAACCTAATTCCGCCTTAGATTCATCAGGTGTCGCATGGTCTACCAACTCATCTGGTACACCAATCCGCTTGACAGGAACTACAACATCTGCATCTAGTAATGCTTCAGCCACAGCCGAACCAAAACCACCCATTACACAGCCTTCTTCCAAAGTGACAACACGGCCAATTTGCTTCGCCAAAGGCAAAATTAATTCTGTATCCAAAGGCTTGACAAAACGAGCATTAATCACAGTGGCTTCAATGCCATGTTCGCTGAGAATTTCCGCTACTTGCATACTGGGATATACCATAGTCCCGTAACCGATGAGTAACACATCATCACCGTTACGAAGAATTTCACCCTTACCAATTTCTAAAGGTTCCCAACCTTCTTCCATCAGGGGAACACCGTAACCGTTACCACGGGGGTAACGCATGGCAATTGGTCCACTTGTATGGTTAACGCCAGTTACTACCATGCGTTGCAGTTCGGCTTCGTCTTTGGGTGCCATCATCACCATATTGGGGATACAGCGCAGATAAGCGATGTCATACATACCTTGGTGTGTCGGACCATCAGCACCAACAATTCCCGCCCTGTCTAAACAGAAGAACACAGGTAGGTTTTGAATACAGACATCATGAATTATCTGGTCATAAGCCCGTTGGAGGAAGGTGGAGTAAATAGCAGCCACAGGGCGCATTCCTTCACTAGCCATCGCCGCCGCTAAGGTAATAGCGTGTTGTTCCGCAATCCCGACATCAATATATTGATTGGGTAGTTTAGCCTGGAGTTTATCTAAACCTGTTCCCGTAGCCATTGCTGCGGTAATTCCCACAATTTTGGGGTTTTGTTCCGCAAGTTTGACTAAAGTGTGGGAAAAAACTTTGGCGTAAGCGGGAGGTTTGGGCTTCGTTGAGGGAACCGCTTTACCTGTGGTCAAGTTAAATGGGCTTTGGGCATGGTAGCCTACTTGGTCTAGTTCGGCGATTTCGTAGCCTTTACCTTTAACTGTAATCACATGGACTAAAACTGGCCCTGTCATTTCATGTGCTTGGTTGAATGTAGCAATTAATTCTTCTAAATTATGCCCATCCACTGGCCCCATATAAGTAAAGCCTAGTTCTTCAAAGACTGCACCAACTTTGGGAACGGCTAAACGCTTCATTCCTTCTTTGATGCGTCCCAGTTCGGGAGACAAAGATTCGCCAACAAA encodes:
- the mtnA gene encoding S-methyl-5-thioribose-1-phosphate isomerase, which encodes MLYPVIWQNDSVSLIDQTRLPNEYTVVQIHRSEDMARAIKTMIVRGAPAIGVAAAYGMYLGAREIAAENHHEFLEALEQVAQLLRSTRPTAVNLFWAISRMMKTAYESLGTVAEIKENLLQTAQAINAEDLQTCQAIGDHGLAALPSTPEKLTILTHCNAGALATAGYGTALGVVRSAWREGRLERVFADETRPRLQGAKLTAWECVQEGIPVTVITDGMAAHCMQQGLIHAVVVGADRIAANGDTANKIGTYSVAIAAKAHNIPFFVAAPFSTVDFALADGSQIPIEERNPEEIYQVGDTILTPSGVDFYNPAFDVTPAELITAIITENGALVPGDLAKYQPQSVI
- a CDS encoding cation:proton antiporter produces the protein MTNLLMTTLISTPIKDPVPVFLMILGIMLIAPLLFEKIRLPGIVGLILAGVVVGPNGLGLLARDNTIILLGTVGLLFLMFMAGLETSLDDMKYNADKAVIFGLATFLVPMVLGTGAMMVIGYDLLPAILVASCFASHTLLALPVASKLGIMRSQVMTTTLGGTLITNILALLVLAVVVRAHEGNLTLQFWLFLIPSLIIYTFLTLWGLPRLGRWFFQRFGHDEGAEFTFVLASLFVVSYGAQLVQIEPIIGAFLAGVAITQLIPQLSPLMNRIQFIGNTLFVPFFLISVGMLVNPRILFQEPRALVVSGVMVFVAIIAKFIPAWGAGKLFGLNFDNIMVMFGLSVAQAASTLAAITVAYKIELVDQLTVNGTIAMILVTCVASPWVTAQWGQKIKPGEVTTQNPKLGNIGDRVLVPVANPSTEDNLLKLAILLAKSAQGTLLPLHILLEQNSAISPEDKTRQNQLLSTAEMIAHASVTNVTPIGRIDESIDKGIARVAEETQASVIVCGWKGYSTYQENLFGGVIDKIVNRSFVPVLVTRFPLPIEHTGRVFLAFTTQQTYASSFKQNIQLAKSLATELKASLQLLHVVAVRGASVELTDIELPPDTPILKVRGNFVRQVSRLLKNNDLLLLNGTVEHKNQLFSLLGHAPEAIARNHPQVAMIIAYFPY
- the dxs gene encoding 1-deoxy-D-xylulose-5-phosphate synthase, which translates into the protein MHLSEITHPNQLHGLSIPQLQQIAHQIRQKHLQTVATSGGHLGPGLGVVELTIGLYQTLDLDRDKVIWDVGHQAYPHKLLTGRYNDFHTLRQKAGVAGYLKRCESKFDHFGAGHASTSISAALGMALAGELKGEKFKSVAVIGDGALTGGMALEAINHAGHLPKTKLLVVLNDNEMSISPNVGAIPRYLNKMRLSAPVQFIKDNFEEQLKQIPFVGESLSPELGRIKEGMKRLAVPKVGAVFEELGFTYMGPVDGHNLEELIATFNQAHEMTGPVLVHVITVKGKGYEIAELDQVGYHAQSPFNLTTGKAVPSTKPKPPAYAKVFSHTLVKLAEQNPKIVGITAAMATGTGLDKLQAKLPNQYIDVGIAEQHAITLAAAMASEGMRPVAAIYSTFLQRAYDQIIHDVCIQNLPVFFCLDRAGIVGADGPTHQGMYDIAYLRCIPNMVMMAPKDEAELQRMVVTGVNHTSGPIAMRYPRGNGYGVPLMEEGWEPLEIGKGEILRNGDDVLLIGYGTMVYPSMQVAEILSEHGIEATVINARFVKPLDTELILPLAKQIGRVVTLEEGCVMGGFGSAVAEALLDADVVVPVKRIGVPDELVDHATPDESKAELGLTSRQIAERVMAAFFQKQASPVV